A segment of the Apteryx mantelli isolate bAptMan1 chromosome 13, bAptMan1.hap1, whole genome shotgun sequence genome:
AAGCCCAAACTCTCCTTTGTATTTGGACAGATTATATTCTGGAAAGGCTATGTGCATTAAGCCATGTCTGCTGGTAGGCATTCTTAGTTTGGTTCTTCTTAAATGTTACATGAACCATTTCAGACCTAACCAGGTCTGAGAGAGACCTGTTTAAGAGAGAAAATGTTAAGTAATTTTTTTGTACTTGCGCTCTAAAGAGCAGTACGGGCAGAATGTTGGATATCTAGATATGTTTTCTTCCCTAGGAGCCTATACTTGGTAAATACAGTAACGGAACAGATATTTAATCTTACAGACTAACCATGTCTGTGCCAATCTGCAATCAAAAATATGAATGGGATCAGAAGAAATGGTGTTTCCTTTTTAGTGTTGCTCCTTGGGGTTTTGAAAAGAACTAGACTAGCTGGATCAACTTGAATAACTTTCTGCCATCTCCTATGCTTAATGTACTTTGTTCTTTTGGACAAAACAAAGCCCCCAAGTGCTTCTCATCCTCCAGCATTTGCAACTCCAAAACTTGTTTCTGAGACCAACACTTTAACCATCAACTGAAATTATAGTTGGGCAATATAAAAGGTTTTCAATCTGTTCTAGCTCTGAAGTGCTACTACAACAGTGTATATATCACCAAAGTTAATTTTAGGTCTCTTGTTCTTAGGCAACTGGTGGAGGATATGAAAGTGAAGATGCGTATCCCAATGCAGAACTCTTCTTTTTGGACATCCATAATATTCATGTCATGCGGGAATCTTTAAAGAAGTTGAAAGACATTGTTTATCCTAATGTGGAAGAATCACACTGGTTGTCTAGTCTGGAATCAACCCATTGGTTAGAACATATAAAGgtaacttttttgtttctttgaaataaTGTTTATCCAAATCTGACATATCAGACTTGCTTTCTTCATTAGATTTTGAGATAGTTGTGAAAATATCACATGATGCGGAATACCTCTTAATACTTGAACTGCAAAACTAGTGTTACTGAGTATTAGCACCCAATGTACTTTATATGCCAGCTAGTTCTGGAGTATCTTAAGAGATATCATTACTTAGCAACAGTAGGTGgaatttaacatttattttctgcctCAAGTCAAATGTCAATATTTAATAGAGGAATGCATTGTTAGTCTGTCTTTACATGTGTGAGAACTGTTAGTTTATTTTGTGTTCTAGCAATACGGGAGTATGGAAAACTTGTATTTTGCAGAATCAATAGTTACAATAGTTGGTAGCACTTATGTGAATTTACTTTGAAGTTTGTTGTTGTAAATCTTGTAAGTTTATTTGTAAATTTCAACTTGTAGCACAATTTAAATCATAATTCAGCAGTGCTTTTACTAGTTCATCTTTGAACCTTTTACCTCAAGTATGGCTATGCAAAAGTGTTAGAGTATTATGTAATGAATCCTATTTACAATGTGCATTTTAAGTTAATGTTTGTAAAATAAGCATATTAGAAGGCTGCTAGTTCCTTTTTTCAACAACTGAGGTTTTTCAGCAATTTAGTTCAAAGAAAGGAGCTGAAAGAGAATTTTTAGAGAGTATTTCCTATGGTAAATCccgtctttctttaaaaaaaaagaagcttatgTTCTTTGGTTTATCAATGTTACTGTTTTCTGTCCCATGTTTTAAGAATTTGCTGTAAGATTAATTTGATCTTACTAAAGGATTAGGGAACCAATTCTGCTTCACCATTTTTACTGAAGAAATTACTTTCTCTCTTAGAAAATTCTTTTCCATTTAATTACATCATGCTCTTTGGGTCCTTTAATTGAAGGActaaaatcaatttatttttgttagaATGATAACACTAATCTTCTCTATTGTTTGATGTCTGTTCCTCTGTTAGCTTGTCTTGACAGGAGCTATTCAAGTGGCAGACAAGGTATCCTCAGGAAGGAGCTCTGTGTTAGTTCACTGCAGTGATGGTTGGGACCGGACAGCACAGCTAACGTCGCTGGCCATGCTGATGCTAGACAGCTACTACAGAACGATTGAAGGTTTTGAAGTTCTGGTGCAAAAGGAGTGGATAAGCTTTGGACACAAATTTGCATCGGTAAGCATTAGAACACGATTGCAAGGACTGTGCAACATTGATGTTCTAAGGAGTTTTGAATGTTAAATTACTCATTGCATTAAGATTTGATGATTCTTTTCATTGTTTTGGATATTCTAATCCAAAACATTTTGAGGTAAATCTGAGCAGAGCTTTCTGTTTTGGACCTTTTTGGTtaatgtttttttgctttgtttcggtttcaaacaacaataacaaaaacctTCACAAAGCTCCCCATATTTTAATTGTGTATGTTCTTTTTACCCTTTGGAAGTACAAAACAGCTAGCGTTACCATGGTGGTTGAGCAAAGAAAGTGAGAAGGCAAAAAAAGGTAGCGTCCCAACTTTTCAGATAAAGATCGAATAAAATTGGGACACAAGACATAGTTCTTTCTGCATCTGGTGCTATTTTGAATGCCACAAGAGGCAGATGAATGAGTCTGAGCAATGTTTTTTGAGTGATATTTTGAATGCTTCTTCCTAAATGTTCTAGGATTTGTCATAATAGCTATCAGTGGGCTGTCATTGATAATGCTGGGTCTAGTTCTGATCAGTCATCTTCTAGATGCTTAGAAGATTAAGTAAAAATTGTCTGTAGCAAGTCCTTAATATCGTACCCATACCCTACCCATGTATTGTGCAAAGTCTAGCACTTCTGTGTCAGGAAAATTTTCAGAGTCTGTCTCAGTGGAACTTCTCTTAAACTTGGCAGTTAACCATTTGATAAGTTAATTTGCATAAAACTGACCCTTCTGAAAGACTTCATTGGGCAAAGAGCTGTCAGCCTCTACAAGTTGATTGAGGTCTTTATAGACTGACCAGATCAGGTAAATTAATTCCAGTCAGAATATTCTTTTAGATTAATTTCTACAACAGCAAATAAGATATTTTAACTGGGATATGCATGTTTTGTTCTTAGGGGTTTCATCATGTCTTCAGCTAATAAACCTACCCTTTCTTGAAGTATTTTAGTGCTAGCTTCTTCCAATAGTTTGTGTTGCATCCTGCTTTAAAGTGCAAAGGGGTAGAATGAGTTCTAGCTAGGAGAAAAAAGGATCGATAGTGAAAGAAATTGGTATCATCTTCTTGTCTGTCTTTTCCTGGGATTTTTGTCCAACTGCAAGAAGTTAGTCTGCACCAGTTGAGAATTGCCTTTGAACTTTTGTTCACCTCTTTGTTAGGTGACAATAACATCTTTTCTGAGGATTAACTCTCAGGCAACTATTCCAAGGGGCGAAGTAGGAAATCTAAATGAGGGCCTGGGGAGGCAGGTTGCCTTTCCAGGGAGCATGTGCTGTAATATGTAGACATACAGCGTAAGTTGGGAGTTTTACAGCGCTGGTGTTAATGCTGAACCTTGTAACCCTCAGTAAGAAGTTTTCACACCTTCAGTGGAAGTTATTTGTACAGAGAACTTTGTCCCCAGTAGAATATTCTAAAGGTACTACTTAATATTCCTAAAATCGGAAAAATAGGCAATCTGATAAaatcaggaaatgaaaaacatATCTATGTGTGTATTTCATGCCctattttacatttataaaagCATCTCAGTCATTTGTAGGTTCACGTGTAGGTACTCAGCATGGTTCACTTCACCATTAAACATGTTTGTAGGCTGCGTCAGTCTTTGATCTGACATTCTAGAGTTGCTTTGAAGCTTGGAAGATTTGCATTTTGATTATGTGAATGATATCTACTGTAGTCCAGTTTTACCTATAGTGTTCTGGTAGTGATGTTTGTATACCCTTTGAAGTATTCTGCCTTGGTATAACCACAGGAAAACATCAGCCTGCCTTTTTATTCTCATTGtgttttatcttgtttttaaaaacattgcaGTTATAATGCAGATAAAATTAGATTGTATCACTAGGACACTTGCAGCCTAGTGATCATGTTGTGATTTGACACTAAGCTTAGATCTGTGTGTCCTTAACTATTATTAATAAACGTGAATCATCTAGAATTCTTTTTATTAAACCATGAATTTTAGTTTGAGTTATCaaagctgttttttctctctcaacaGATGTTGTTTTCCTCCTATTAGCGAGGTAGGACTTTTAGACCTCTTCCAGGTGACTAGCTCAGTCCCATGGGTTCATCTAGCAATGTAGCAGCAATAACTGATTTCAATAagtttcccccaccaccaccaccatttgcTCTTTGAAGTAGAACTCTTTGGAAATGGCTGAAGCTATTCTCATTTAGCCATGTGCTGTGTTTTTGTGCTGTATATTTTGAGTTGATAGGTTGCTTAGCTTCTAGTGAAGATGCTTCTTTTCTGGAGTGTTCTGTAGAGGGAGAGCTGATAATGCAACCCGGAAAAATAAAACTATATGTGCTCTCCTTATGTTTGGTAGATGTTTGATAGAACTGCGTTTTTGGTATAAGAACTACCAAAAAGAACTGGCACTACCAGTAAGAGCTGGCACTTCAGTGCAGTTAGCGTTTCCGAAAACTCACCCCTCGAAACTTTTTGTTATGCCTTCCCTCAAGTGGGAGGTTACAGAAGAGCAGGATGTTTCTCCTATGTTCCATCTGGGTTAGAACAAGCTGGCCTGTAGAAGCTTCGTATTTTCAGGTTACCAGAGCTGCAATATAGgatattgtatttaaaaataactagTAGATCTTGACCGATTAGTCTGTCCTGTCAGTGTTTTCTGTCTAATGAAGCTCATAATTAGTTTTGCTGTGGAAAAGAATTCCCTACCCCACCTTTTCTATGTATAGTGAACTTAGTGCAATATCCAGACGGTAAAATAGCTTGCTGTGTGGAATGTCATTGTTCTAATGATGaattctaatttaaaaaatattagataTATTCCCATATATAAATGGGAAGATACTCAGATGTATACAAATCCTTAACAAGATCCTAAAACTGCTAACCGCAGTGAAGGTAGAAAGATTTTCACTCCTCAGTGAACTCAAGTAGGATTCTGCTGGCAAGTATCACTTATTTTAAACCATGAAAATTGGAGAGCAAGGAAGCCAGTTTGTATTGCCTATAGCAGTATTCTGATAATTTGCTACTGTTGACTGAATCTAGCTACAGTCCCTCACATTCTTCAGTTAGTTTTGTCGTTCAGTTCCATTATTTTAAGTTATCTTGCAAATCATTGTATGTTACAGAGAAGAGTACTGGTTTTATCATTCTTCATGTCTGTAAGATTAAGCCCACCGTCTTACAGACAGATAGACAACGTCTTAGTTCAACAGCTCTTCCTTTGTCTCCTCCAGGCAAGTATATTCAAGCAGAATTAGAGGACTTAATAGAATCCCCCCTCTCCCCAAACCTCTTATCTGTTTTGAGCTATCAAATGTGAAAGGGAAGCAAACCTCTTTTACAGACCCTACCTTTTGTCTGTGGTGGAAAATTCCTTTGATTGTTACTTAGGACTCCTCAGAGTAACACAGCTGATCCAAACTTTCTTCTAGAATGTGTGTTAGTTTTCtatcaaaaacacaaaaaatttcTTTGAATTCAGTCACATACACTGTCTAACTCATAGTGAGTCTTCAGGTTCAAgtgtggaggaggagaggagaatcTATCTGGGGAGTTTGGTGATCTGGGTTTTCTGGTGGCTTAAATTACACAAGATTAAGTGTATGACTTAGCTTTTGACAGATGGATTATGTCAATATAATTCAAAATTTATCCTTGTTATTTTCAATGGTATGGATGCTTAAATGCTTCTGCTTGTCTAACTAGCACTTTTTTATAATGGGGCCAATTGTCACCTTGGGCTTTTCTGGATGTTTTTGGAATAGTTTTGCCATGGTTTTCTGCATCTGAATCTCTTTTGATTGGTGTGATAACTAATTTTGAAATCAGAAGTTTGGATTGCTCTATTACAGAAGCATTAATACTTTAGTGTAAAATAAGAAACTTTGTCTTGGCCATAAAATAGACTGTTTTGAGTAACAGGAGGCTTTATTGCTACATTTCAGAGAATAGGCCATGGTGATAAAAATCATGCCGATGCAGACAGATCGCCCATCTTTCTCCAGTATATTGATTGCGTGTGGCAGATGTCTAAACAGGTAGGTTATATCGTTCTCCAGGAGGTAATGTTGTTAGGGGATTATTGACTTCAAAACCtagacttttaaaaaaatgtgtatcGCAAGAGGAGAGCGTACCTGTCTTTTTGCTCTGACACTGTAGTCAGAAGTAGCACATTCTCTTTTTAAGCATACCATCCTTCTTCACTATTTCTAAAAGTGATATGTGAGGCTTAGCCATGTTGCTTAATAACCCATCGGCCATGCATGAGGATGGGTACGTTCTAGATATGTGCCTCTCTAACGCTTTTAGAGGTGCGACCCAGCAGAATGTCTTCACAGGAATTGTGACTGATTAGCTTAGGAGGGTCTGCTTCATTTCACCATTTAGCGAAGCTGTTCCTGGAAGTACAAAGACAAGTTCTGTTTTGTCAAAGCTtgaaaaggaaggctgggagctcTGAAGTGCTAAgaattaaacattttgttttcagaaagtaACAAAACAGAGTAGCAAACCTAGTACTTTGGGGGCTTAGAATTAGGAACTAAACCCTTATCTTCCTATATGGTATTGCAGTATTAAGAACGCAATCTGCATATGTTATTAGGGGAAGTATTCTGGCTGACTACTACAAATGGAACTGTAACCATTCAGTTTTGGCttggtggggggaggaaggggggaattAAAGGCAGTTAGATACAGTTTTTTGAGAGGGTGGAAATTCTTGTCAATGACTAGTTTGAGGACGTTGAACACCATGATATCTGAACATTTACATTGTTAGGCATATACATGTAAAAATATTAGCTTAAAGCTCATTTTTAGATGCATCTAGGCTTCTAAATGTTTTTTTAGCCTCTTAACTAGGGCATATGCATCTCTGTGCTTTTACAATATAAAGAAAACTTGCCTTTTTTGTGCTAGTTTCCTACAGCTTTTGAATTCAATGAGCAATTCTTGATTACAATCCTGGATCACTTGTACAGCTGCCGGTTTGGTACTTTCTTGTACAACAGTGAATCTGTTAGAGAAAAAGAGGTCAGTCAAACTACTGTTTGTTTAATTGCATTGATTGCATTGCTGTCTTGACTCCAGATGATTACAGAAAGCTTCAGTTACATTCCTTGTGCCACAATGTTTTTTATTCTGGCTTTATTCTGCTTGTGCAGCAGTTGAATGgtgatttgtttggttttggtagCTTAAAGACTATGCAATCACTAAAACACTTGTCAAGAACTGTTTTTGGAATATTTCTAATACAATAACTTATCAGGCTTCTAATTGAATCAGaagtttattatttttagaatgCAACCATGGCTTCTGTGATGGACTTGCTAATTCTGTGCAAATATTTACagtttgtatttcattttcattttagaaagtGACTGAGAAAACATTGTCATTGTGGTCTTTGATAAACAGTGAAAAATCTAAATTCACCAATCCTTTTTATACTAAAGAGCTAAATCGAGCACTCTATCCAGTAGCCAGTATGCGTCACCTAGAACTTTGGGTCAATTATTACATCAGATGGAACCCAAGAATTCGGCAACAAGTAAGTAAACCATCTAAAATGTATGAAAGGCTTTTAGACTTTGGAAATAGGATTTTATTTCATGACTGTAACTTGTAGGATAGTATCTGTAATCTGTTTGGGTTTCTTAATATTATATTTCTAAGGATgggagaaaaatgtgaaaatgattGTTTGGTTCTGTTCTTTGACATCTCCCAACTCTCTTCTTGGAACATTGAGCTTATTTCACTGCTTAGTATGAAGtcatttttgaaaactgtttcTAGCTCCTTTCCAGGGGAAGAGAGGGGCATTTTTAAGAGCATTTAATGATACAAAAAGATGAATAACAATGCTGAGAAATAGTGATCACTGGAGAGTTAGTATTGGCATCACAAGCACGCTTGTCACATTTGCTtagtatttctcctttttccaggaCAGTGTAGTCTTTTACAAATTAGGATGATCTAtgcagtatttttccttttaagataAGAATCATTTGAGAATAATTTGTATTGGTAGCTTAtggcaagatttaaaaaaaaaaaattttttttttttgctagaactTTGACCTAAATTGTTTACACAGATTACCCACTGGATGAAAGCTCTTATTGATAATACAAGTGGATAAGATTGGAAACCCAGAGAAGCTTTTATCAAATCACAGATAGTTCAGTTTTGtgctttttaatgtttaattgATATACGGACACTTGATTTTTGTTAAAAACTTGCTAAAAATCTAGGCAGTGGAGCATGTAAAGATACAGTATACGAAAACTTATTTATACTTCTTAATAAGTTGTAGAGTTCTGAgtaggagaagaagaaagaggagtaATTTCCTTGACAGAAACAGTGTTCACAGTCCAGCCCCTGGAATGAATCGCGAGTTATCAAGCAATGCAGTTCCTTTTCTGCAGTTGATCTCCTGTATTATTTACAAAACTCtagaggctggaagaaagccagacAGTATACTATATTTTCTTACAAGGATGTTGCCAGTTTTAATTTGAAGTtctcattttaaagtttttgttgCTTGCTGTGAAAGGTGATGGCATTTTGCAAGAGGTGAAACCAaagatttattttagaaagtaaaGATTATAGAGCATGCAAATTAGCTATAAATCTACTTTAAAATGCTCTTCGCCATTATCCAGGAAAGGCGTTTGGCAGTAGAAGCTTCTAATTAGAAATACAAACACATTTGTTAATCTTCTGTGGCTTCTGCCAAAGGTCCTTCATTTTTCACCatttttacatataaaaaaaatcagcaaaatttcTTCTGTTGCAcataagtgaagatgaagcagtATGTTTTTAAGTGACTGAATAGTTTGACCCATGGCCTGAAACAACTTTTTGGGATGGACCTTTCTTAGTGCTATTACTTAGAAGCATGTTGGACATCAGACTTCAGTCTAAGGAAGGATCTGGTCTGTTACTAGCAACATCATTAACCTTACATCTCTAATGATCTTACTACATTTAGTCACTGAAGCAACTACAGAAGTTGGATCCACATTCATTGCTTTCCTTAGCTAGGGCTCATATTGAAAGGTGTGCATAAGAGGCATTGGTGTACCTGGTTTGGGACTGGTAGAGGGTTTAAGTTTGCTGCTGAAACTGTACTGCTGATAAAATTGTTACAAGCACTTATCTGTGAAACAGCAGCCGCTCCTTGAGAGAAATATACAGCTGAAGGTAACTTAAGGCTCTGTATCAGTCTTGGACACTTGTAACACTTCTTCTCCATTTGTTTCATCACTCTATCTGTGAAAAGGAATCTAAGTTTAAAGTGGAAATAGTTAAGCTGCTCTTGATGTGAATAATCTTCTGAAAGCTAGGGCAGTTGACTTCTAAAGACATTCAAGTCTACTTACAGATTTTACTAATAAAAGtagtttttcatttatttgatttatttgtGCATAGTTGCAAAGTTGTTATTGAAAACTGAAACACCATCAGTAAGGGAAATTACTTAATCTGAAGACATGTATTTTATCTTAGTCTGATCAGCATAGCTAAGATCACCAGTCTGGCTAAACTCTGTTTTTAGGGAAAAGATGAGACATCTAACCTCTGGAATCTAATCTGTTTCTaagtcaagaggagaaaagctaaAGACTGTGTGTTCATACCTCTTTTGCACAAGATATTAGGTAATAAGAGAATCTGTATGCTTCAGGAACAAGTTGTGCTGGTGGATTTTTTTGAGATAGTAAGAACTGTTTTGTGTGAAGTAAACTTTTCTTTGGATCAAGAAAATTTGAGCACAGAAGGCTCAAATATAATGCTCTTGCATTATAGAAATAGATATTTCTGTTTAGCCACCCCTTGACAGATATGTCAGAAATTGCAAATACGGGATGGAACCCTAAATGTATGGAAGTAGCTAGACTAAAGTAATAAAAGACTAATTTGGATCTCTTTCTAGCAGCCAAATCCAGTGGAACAGCGTTACATGGAGCTCCTTGCATTACGTGATGATTATATGAGGAGACTTGAAGAACTACAGATCACAAATAATTCTAAGATACCCAATTCATCAGCCTCATCAGCCTCTCCCTCGCAAATGATGTCCCAAGTACAAACgcatttttgaagaaaatgtcGGCTTCTTTCTACACTGTAATAGCAAGAGGTGATTAGCATAGGCGTGTAGTATAAAGACAAATGTTTTAATGCCTTACATCGGATTGTGACATTGGGTTGTGTCCtaacacaaaatattttagacTGTCTTCATTTAAGGAGGACTTCAAAGTACTCAAAACCGACTCTTTAATTACGTGCCTTTCAGAACCTGTGGATTGGGAACATTAATAACCAACTTCTAGTTATGGAGTACTTCAGAGTTATTTTGGAAAGTCTGGTACAATTAAAATTGATTTATTGTTTCTGTAATAATGCTTTAATTTATGGCACTGTTAGGTCATATTCCTGTAAGGAAATTCATGCTCAATCTTACATGTTGTGAATAAACATGCTGATGTCAATAGGAATATTCACATTGTGTAAAATTAGGTATGTCTGTGATCCTTTTAGGAATAAGGCTGTGGACCTGAGACAAAAGTAATTTATATCTTAAGATTTCAGACAGAAGTGTTCCGGTTATGTGAGGATcccaattttttcctgttttaaattaaCTGAAAATATGGAAGGAATTTCTCTGATATACTTCTAATTAAACAGTTCAAATTGCTCAGTAGGTATCAATCAcagaaaaatctaatttttatattaatttttttaaacatgaaaattgAACTGGATTCTGAGAAGTCATATTTTGGTTAACTGTTGAACATTAGAGTATATTACAGGTTATCAGTGTTGGCTGTATTGGTTCTGTGGATTAATACAGAATAAGAACGGTTTTCTAAAAAAGCTTATATAATTAAAAACAGACCCATGGGGACATTGCTTAAATATCCAGCAACAGCAATTGTCTTAAAGCTTGTATATGTCTTCTAAAATTAAATGTGCCTATCTAGAGCAGCTTTTATACCAAAGTAGGCAAAAATTCTCAGTTACAGAATACTGTTGAAAATTTGTAAATGTATAGCTTACTGTTTAATGTATATTTAACTTTGGTTAATGAATTTATTAAGTATTTAAAGGGACTTCAGTATACAGGATTTACATATAGTATGTGCACTTACATTGAATCTTTCGGTGATTTCTGGCTTGAAGCCTTCATTTCAGAGGCTTTTTGTAAACCTTTCTAATTTGCTCctttcaggtatttttttaatagttgcaAGCACTTCTTATGACAGCACAAACCTTGCTACTTGATATTTAATTAATGTTTTGCATATTCTCAGAAGTTTTAATGATATTCAGGCAATCCAGGAAACTTTGCAATTCAGAATATGTAGAGGACtctaatattattttaaaggagATGTTTTGATGCTTGAGGCTTCGATCATTGTAAATTATTGTACATGTGGTGAGTTTTGATTTGCAAAATATAATAGGATTATGTATAAATTTAAGTTTTGTGtaagtgtatatataaaatagttTATTAGAAATTCTCCAAGTTTATAAAGTGTAAATATTTTGCATATGAAACTAAATTTAAAGCTATAGTTCCATAAAATAAGTCAAAGTTTAGGGGACATCTGAATATTTTTAGAAAcagtattttttcaaagaaataaatatgCCACCTCTTTAATTCAGTATATACACTGAATTGCACTGTTTTTTCAGGGAAGTTCAGAACATACTGCATGTGTATTTTCTAAATACACATGGCTTATACACACTTATTTTTGTCCTCCAAATTTCATTCTCCCTTGGatgtttttcagtgtgtttccaaAGTAACAGCATTTAATCCTGTTGTCCCAAAATCTTGGTATGTTAAAAGGGATTCATTGCATCAGATGAAGAACAATACCCAATTGATGATGGTAAACTTTAACTTTACATTTTGAAAACTATGCATACTCTGGTATATTTGCCTTCCACTTGCTTCTGGCCTATAAAGAAAGCTAATTTTATTGGAATATTTAAAGTTTCTGTATTTGAGTTGAATGCATTGGTGTCATCTCTGAGCGGTGTGGAGGAGTTGAGGAAAATCTGATAGTTTTTACTGTGTAAACGCTAC
Coding sequences within it:
- the MTM1 gene encoding myotubularin isoform X2, which encodes MASSSTPKYNSNSLESSSIKRTLKDGTNWEQNEEIPRLPGETRVTDKDVIYMCPFNGPVKGRVYITNYRLYLRSVETDPVVVLNVPLGVISRIEKMGGASSRGENSYGLDITCKDMRNLRFALKQEGHSRRDIFEVLTKHAFPQSHNLPFFAFANEEKFSENGWMVYNPMCEYRRQGLPNERWRVTFINEHYGLCDTYPSLLVVPYNATDDDLKKVAAFRSRNRIPVLSWIHPENQAVVMRCSQPLVGMSGKRNKDDERYLDIIREANGQISKLTIYDARPNVNAVANKATGGGYESEDAYPNAELFFLDIHNIHVMRESLKKLKDIVYPNVEESHWLSSLESTHWLEHIKLVLTGAIQVADKVSSGRSSVLVHCSDGWDRTAQLTSLAMLMLDSYYRTIEGFEVLVQKEWISFGHKFASRIGHGDKNHADADRSPIFLQYIDCVWQMSKQFPTAFEFNEQFLITILDHLYSCRFGTFLYNSESVREKEKVTEKTLSLWSLINSEKSKFTNPFYTKELNRALYPVASMRHLELWVNYYIRWNPRIRQQPNPVEQRYMELLALRDDYMRRLEELQITNNSKIPNSSASSASPSQMMSQVQTHF
- the MTM1 gene encoding myotubularin isoform X1 produces the protein MASSSTPKYNSNSLESSSIKRTLKDGTNWEQNEEIPRLPGETRVTDKDVIYMCPFNGPVKGRVYITNYRLYLRSVETDPVVVLNVPLGVISRIEKMGGASSRGENSYGLDITCKDMRNLRFALKQEGHSRRDIFEVLTKHAFPQSHNLPFFAFANEEKFSENGWMVYNPMCEYRRQGLPNERWRVTFINEHYGLCDTYPSLLVVPYNATDDDLKKVAAFRSRNRIPVLSWIHPENQAVVMRCSQPLVGMSGKRNKDDERYLDIIREANGQISKLTIYDARPNVNAVANKATGGGYESEDAYPNAELFFLDIHNIHVMRESLKKLKDIVYPNVEESHWLSSLESTHWLEHIKLVLTGAIQVADKVSSGRSSVLVHCSDGWDRTAQLTSLAMLMLDSYYRTIEGFEVLVQKEWISFGHKFASRIGHGDKNHADADRSPIFLQYIDCVWQMSKQFPTAFEFNEQFLITILDHLYSCRFGTFLYNSESVREKEKVTEKTLSLWSLINSEKSKFTNPFYTKELNRALYPVASMRHLELWVNYYIRWNPRIRQQQPNPVEQRYMELLALRDDYMRRLEELQITNNSKIPNSSASSASPSQMMSQVQTHF